The following are from one region of the Nostoc cf. commune SO-36 genome:
- a CDS encoding NblA/ycf18 family protein, translating to MNQPITLSLEQEFSLRTFADQVQQMSREQAQEFLLMLYKQMIIRETTYQELLKHQWELDSDPTLG from the coding sequence ATGAATCAACCTATTACATTATCTTTAGAACAAGAATTTAGCCTTAGAACTTTTGCTGACCAAGTGCAGCAGATGTCTCGTGAACAAGCTCAAGAGTTTTTGCTCATGCTTTATAAGCAGATGATAATTCGGGAAACGACTTACCAAGAATTGCTCAAACATCAGTGGGAACTTGATTCCGACCCAACCTTGGGTTAA
- a CDS encoding DUF2214 family protein, producing MPQNQYQNSKLAKTKNNMWGSAIVAYLHYLSFMLCFGALVLEAFSLKKELSLNEAWKIVIADAVYGISATIILTTGVLRVIYFGKGTDYYLSNPVFYAKVVVFIVVGLLSLYPTFSFIGWLKSLQQEQAPKLELLKLNRLIWLIRIELVGFTLIPLLAAIMARGIGTN from the coding sequence TTGCCTCAAAACCAATATCAAAATAGTAAATTAGCAAAAACTAAAAATAATATGTGGGGAAGTGCCATAGTCGCGTATTTACATTATTTAAGCTTTATGTTGTGCTTTGGCGCTCTGGTGTTAGAAGCATTCAGTTTAAAAAAAGAATTGAGTTTAAATGAAGCTTGGAAAATTGTCATAGCTGATGCAGTGTATGGCATATCAGCAACTATTATTCTTACCACAGGTGTTTTACGTGTTATCTACTTTGGTAAAGGCACAGATTATTATTTAAGCAACCCAGTTTTCTACGCCAAAGTTGTGGTTTTTATTGTGGTAGGTTTGCTATCTCTCTATCCCACTTTTTCTTTCATTGGTTGGTTGAAAAGTCTCCAACAAGAGCAAGCACCCAAGCTGGAATTACTAAAACTAAATCGTCTAATCTGGCTAATTAGAATTGAACTGGTTGGCTTTACCCTAATTCCGTTATTGGCAGCAATAATGGCAAGAGGAATAGGCACAAACTAG
- a CDS encoding DUF3122 domain-containing protein: MYRFRQFIWRCTLVVFLALTIYVLGTANIYGWGVEEAHALLRQHHESPGTLRYHSQVSIKDEFGYAWQVLLFKQNYNNPVKELRLRVVGFPGVVEIAHPQPLLIETKLAKLLLASDVYALTAPAPNVGEYNLTDILPKLPTTDALKLHVPTYSGKPLVLNIPNSVVTEWQWLVTEID; this comes from the coding sequence ATGTATCGATTTAGACAATTTATCTGGCGTTGCACCCTGGTAGTCTTTCTAGCATTGACTATATATGTGTTGGGAACTGCAAACATATATGGATGGGGTGTAGAAGAAGCACACGCACTGCTACGTCAACATCATGAGTCCCCTGGTACATTGCGCTACCACTCGCAAGTATCTATCAAAGATGAATTTGGGTATGCTTGGCAGGTGCTATTGTTTAAACAAAATTACAACAATCCTGTCAAAGAATTAAGGTTACGCGTGGTGGGGTTTCCTGGTGTCGTTGAAATTGCTCATCCCCAACCATTGTTGATTGAGACAAAACTTGCTAAATTGCTTTTGGCATCAGATGTCTACGCTTTAACTGCACCCGCCCCAAATGTAGGTGAATATAACTTAACTGATATTTTACCCAAATTGCCAACCACCGATGCGCTCAAACTTCATGTGCCTACGTATAGTGGGAAGCCATTGGTTCTCAATATTCCCAACTCTGTAGTCACCGAGTGGCAATGGCTAGTGACAGAAATTGATTAA
- a CDS encoding YciI family protein, which translates to MSKLFAVVVATVPAYYEYKKAHPEHDQDQLAWFHEQQEKGILLCCGPFFPHDGTGLWVIQAENEQAAQAIVNSSPRVRDGMLADSARVVEWQVHIGHERFQGGK; encoded by the coding sequence ATGTCTAAACTCTTTGCCGTTGTCGTAGCAACCGTTCCCGCGTATTATGAGTATAAAAAGGCTCACCCAGAACACGACCAAGATCAACTGGCTTGGTTTCATGAGCAACAAGAGAAGGGAATACTGTTGTGCTGCGGCCCGTTTTTTCCCCATGATGGAACGGGGCTGTGGGTGATTCAGGCGGAGAATGAGCAAGCGGCTCAAGCCATTGTTAACAGTAGTCCGCGTGTGCGGGATGGTATGTTAGCAGACTCTGCTAGAGTTGTGGAGTGGCAAGTTCACATTGGACATGAGCGTTTTCAAGGTGGTAAATAA
- a CDS encoding general stress protein, which produces MVLNQSQRVVGVFTHRRDAEQALHELRDSGLAMEKVSVVVQNVDRNHEIADDEIKEPTDDKADEGATVGGLSGGAVGGLTGLLVGLGTLAIPGVGPIMLAGAAATALVTTLVGASIGAATGTFAGALVGWGMSSEQAKTYNERVENGHYLIIVDCTSLEIDKVQAILQRWGIEEFGIYEHFSSEHETTNYLTTTASATTIPNKSGMMTKYAINYFNHIDNAEAAINDMRAADFPVSQISLISKDFPQLFGSTDVTLSDRFDAMRLGIADDWVRFYNEQIEQGNYILIVSGTDNDLEQASLILSKYGVQECQIYDPMLIRS; this is translated from the coding sequence ATGGTTTTAAATCAAAGTCAACGCGTTGTAGGCGTATTTACTCATCGTCGAGATGCAGAACAGGCACTACATGAATTGAGAGATTCTGGTTTGGCGATGGAGAAAGTATCTGTAGTTGTACAGAATGTAGACCGCAATCATGAGATTGCTGATGATGAAATTAAAGAGCCTACTGATGATAAAGCTGACGAAGGTGCAACAGTAGGAGGACTTTCAGGGGGTGCTGTTGGCGGTTTGACTGGTTTATTAGTAGGTCTTGGAACTTTAGCAATCCCTGGAGTCGGGCCAATAATGCTGGCTGGGGCAGCAGCAACTGCTTTGGTTACAACCCTTGTCGGAGCAAGTATTGGTGCTGCTACTGGGACTTTTGCTGGTGCATTAGTTGGTTGGGGAATGTCATCAGAGCAAGCTAAAACATATAACGAGCGAGTAGAGAATGGACACTATTTAATAATCGTGGATTGTACATCTTTAGAAATTGATAAAGTACAAGCAATTCTACAGCGTTGGGGTATTGAAGAGTTTGGCATTTACGAACATTTCAGCAGTGAACATGAAACTACAAATTATTTGACCACGACGGCTTCTGCTACTACCATTCCTAATAAAAGCGGGATGATGACCAAGTATGCTATTAATTATTTTAATCACATAGATAATGCTGAAGCGGCAATTAACGATATGCGTGCCGCAGATTTTCCAGTAAGCCAGATTTCCTTAATTAGTAAAGACTTTCCTCAACTATTTGGCTCAACAGATGTTACTTTAAGTGACCGCTTTGACGCTATGAGGCTAGGAATAGCAGATGATTGGGTACGCTTTTACAACGAGCAAATTGAGCAAGGCAATTACATACTTATCGTTAGTGGCACAGACAATGATCTTGAGCAGGCTAGCTTGATTCTGAGCAAGTATGGTGTTCAAGAGTGCCAAATTTATGACCCGATGTTAATTCGTTCTTAA
- a CDS encoding PsaJ protein codes for MQKSNNQKEYFLKYLSLAPVLAVLSVSVAFSTWAVFNYFIPDLLFHPMP; via the coding sequence ATGCAGAAATCAAACAACCAAAAAGAATATTTCCTTAAGTATCTTTCCCTAGCGCCCGTTCTTGCTGTTCTTTCGGTATCAGTTGCCTTTTCTACCTGGGCGGTTTTTAATTACTTTATCCCAGACCTTCTCTTCCATCCTATGCCATAA
- a CDS encoding ABC transporter substrate-binding protein: MLYRKPINKLQKFIQKQSYLHIGVFLATLLSIILFSWVALSQQPVTLNLLMTAPDAEPWRQGLIRDFEAENPGIRINLVEGPNATNLLEDLYTSSFILGESPYDLINMDVIWTSKFAAAGWLLPLGDRISKQELAAFSSQDVEGGRYQDKLYRIPVRSDVGMLYYREDLIKQAGLQPPETFDDLMRISQVLQKKKQVNWGYVWQGRQYEGLVAMFAEVLKGFGGFWVNPDTLEVGLDRPETLRAIEFLRSTVKEGVSPPGVTTYQEEDTRRLFQNGQVAFLRSWPYAWPLAQAENSPIRGKIAIKPMVHAPGQTGAACLGGWGLGIAKSSKHPEEAWKAIQYFTSREAQRRFILTAGYVPSRRDLFTDPEIVAKYPHYPQLLEVVDNAVLRPPIAQYAQTSDILQRYLSAALSGRMNSEPAMQAAAAETRRLLGAGGRGS; this comes from the coding sequence ATGTTGTACCGAAAGCCAATAAACAAGTTGCAAAAATTCATCCAAAAACAGAGTTATTTACATATAGGGGTTTTCCTAGCAACTCTGTTGAGCATCATATTGTTCAGTTGGGTAGCACTCTCACAACAACCAGTTACCCTAAATCTGTTAATGACTGCCCCTGATGCCGAACCTTGGAGGCAGGGTTTAATTAGAGACTTCGAGGCTGAGAACCCAGGTATTCGCATTAACCTAGTTGAAGGGCCGAATGCCACAAATTTGCTCGAAGACCTATACACCTCATCTTTTATCTTGGGTGAATCCCCTTATGACCTGATTAATATGGATGTGATCTGGACATCCAAGTTTGCTGCTGCTGGATGGTTGCTACCTTTAGGCGATCGCATTTCTAAACAGGAGTTGGCAGCATTTTCATCCCAGGATGTAGAAGGGGGACGTTACCAAGACAAACTGTACCGCATTCCAGTGCGTTCCGATGTAGGAATGCTCTACTACCGAGAAGATTTAATCAAACAAGCAGGATTGCAACCGCCAGAAACCTTTGATGATTTGATGCGAATTTCCCAAGTTTTGCAAAAGAAAAAGCAGGTGAATTGGGGCTATGTTTGGCAGGGTCGCCAATATGAAGGACTTGTGGCGATGTTTGCGGAAGTCCTCAAAGGCTTTGGTGGTTTCTGGGTTAATCCTGACACCCTCGAAGTTGGACTAGATCGACCAGAAACATTACGAGCCATTGAATTTCTGCGTAGTACGGTTAAGGAAGGCGTTTCTCCTCCTGGAGTCACGACGTACCAGGAAGAAGATACCCGGCGCTTGTTTCAAAATGGTCAAGTAGCGTTTTTACGCAGTTGGCCTTATGCGTGGCCTTTAGCCCAGGCAGAAAATTCGCCAATCCGGGGCAAAATAGCGATTAAACCAATGGTTCACGCTCCTGGGCAGACGGGAGCGGCTTGTTTAGGGGGCTGGGGTTTAGGGATTGCTAAATCTTCTAAACATCCCGAAGAAGCTTGGAAAGCAATTCAGTATTTTACCAGCCGGGAAGCACAACGCCGATTTATTTTGACCGCAGGCTATGTACCAAGTCGCCGGGATTTGTTTACAGACCCAGAGATTGTTGCTAAATACCCCCACTATCCGCAATTATTGGAAGTCGTGGACAATGCAGTTTTACGTCCGCCCATCGCCCAATATGCTCAGACATCAGATATTTTACAGCGTTATCTTAGCGCCGCGTTATCTGGTCGGATGAATTCGGAACCAGCAATGCAAGCTGCTGCGGCGGAAACGCGGCGACTGCTGGGAGCGGGGGGCAGGGGGAGTTAG
- a CDS encoding carbohydrate ABC transporter permease, with protein MSSRQAVPTTPKPKGESKFSFKKILLPIIVVLIVLFSLSPALWQLLTSFKVNEDIAAVPTVYFPTRFTFNHYIELFTRRPFWRYIFNSAFVSITSTAVSLAIGAPAAYALARLRPWGEKAILASVLIVTLFPGILLFLGLLEIIQALKLGNNYLALIIPYTAINLPLTILVLRSFFQQLPKDLEDSARVDGYNTFQLLWQIVLPMTLPALVTTGILTFIFAWNEFIFALTFMTREELKTIPVAAAQLGGATIYEIPYGPIAAATVVGTLPLILLVLFFQRRIVQGLTAGAVKG; from the coding sequence ATGAGTTCTCGACAAGCAGTTCCAACGACTCCAAAACCAAAAGGGGAAAGCAAGTTTTCTTTTAAAAAAATCTTGCTGCCCATAATAGTTGTATTAATAGTGCTATTCAGCTTATCCCCAGCTTTATGGCAATTGCTGACCTCGTTTAAGGTGAATGAGGATATTGCCGCCGTTCCTACTGTCTATTTCCCCACACGATTCACTTTCAATCACTACATTGAGTTATTTACTCGTCGTCCATTTTGGCGCTACATCTTCAACAGTGCCTTTGTGTCGATTACTTCCACAGCTGTATCTTTAGCGATCGGCGCACCTGCGGCTTATGCCCTCGCACGGTTACGCCCTTGGGGTGAAAAAGCTATCCTCGCTAGCGTTCTAATTGTTACCTTATTTCCTGGAATTCTCTTGTTCTTAGGATTGTTAGAAATTATCCAAGCGCTTAAACTCGGCAACAATTATCTGGCGCTGATTATACCCTATACTGCGATCAATTTGCCGCTAACAATTTTAGTACTTAGAAGCTTTTTTCAACAATTGCCAAAAGATTTGGAAGATTCTGCTAGAGTCGATGGCTACAACACTTTTCAACTACTGTGGCAAATCGTGCTACCTATGACCCTTCCCGCCTTGGTGACTACTGGAATCCTCACCTTTATTTTTGCTTGGAACGAGTTTATTTTCGCTCTCACGTTTATGACGCGTGAAGAGTTGAAGACAATTCCCGTTGCTGCGGCTCAATTGGGTGGTGCGACAATATATGAAATTCCCTACGGCCCGATCGCTGCTGCTACTGTCGTGGGCACGTTACCCTTGATTTTACTAGTTTTGTTTTTCCAACGCCGGATTGTCCAAGGTCTTACGGCTGGTGCTGTCAAGGGATAA
- a CDS encoding ABC transporter ATP-binding protein, whose amino-acid sequence MAKLELTNLNKTYNPKVVPVKDVSLTVDNHEFLTLLGPSGCGKSTVLRMIAGLEEPTRGQIKIGEVDVTYKRASDRNIAMVFQSYALYPHMTVYENLASGLKLKKVPPTEIKQRVAEVAEVLGLAELMNRKPGQMSGGQRQRVAVGRALVRNADVYLLDEPLSNLDALLRERVRADIKQIFAAQKVPVVYVTHDQTEAMTLSTKVALLNDGYVQQLDPPDRIYNHPANLFVAGFVGSPQMNLLTLPCKGQYAIAGNFQVLLPDIPTVPPQIVLGIRPEDVRIAQPGDIQTIQGRVFLVENLGMHHLVSVKIEGSQTGAITVRALLPTDQNWNGEDITLALPPEDIHWFDVQSGHALVKRQTNSDF is encoded by the coding sequence ATGGCTAAACTTGAACTCACAAACTTAAACAAAACCTACAATCCTAAAGTCGTCCCCGTCAAAGACGTTAGTTTAACTGTAGATAACCATGAGTTTCTCACTTTACTTGGCCCTTCTGGCTGTGGCAAATCTACCGTACTGCGAATGATTGCGGGTCTTGAAGAACCTACTCGCGGTCAAATCAAAATTGGGGAAGTGGATGTTACCTATAAACGAGCAAGCGATCGCAACATTGCAATGGTATTTCAAAGCTATGCACTCTATCCTCACATGACGGTGTACGAAAACCTCGCTTCTGGACTGAAGCTGAAAAAAGTACCACCGACAGAAATTAAACAGCGAGTGGCAGAAGTGGCAGAAGTTTTAGGATTAGCAGAGTTAATGAACCGTAAGCCTGGCCAAATGTCTGGAGGTCAACGGCAACGGGTTGCTGTTGGTCGTGCTTTGGTGCGTAATGCCGATGTCTACCTGTTGGATGAACCTTTAAGTAACCTGGATGCATTATTGCGGGAAAGAGTCCGAGCCGATATCAAGCAAATTTTTGCAGCCCAAAAAGTGCCAGTTGTCTACGTCACCCACGACCAAACCGAAGCGATGACGCTCTCTACGAAAGTTGCATTGCTCAACGATGGTTATGTTCAGCAACTTGATCCACCTGATCGCATTTATAACCATCCAGCTAATCTATTTGTGGCTGGATTTGTTGGTAGTCCGCAAATGAATTTACTAACTTTACCTTGTAAGGGACAATATGCGATCGCGGGTAACTTCCAAGTACTTCTCCCAGATATACCAACAGTACCACCGCAGATTGTTTTGGGAATCCGCCCAGAAGATGTCCGCATTGCTCAACCAGGTGATATCCAAACTATTCAAGGGCGAGTGTTTTTAGTAGAAAACTTGGGTATGCACCATTTGGTCAGTGTCAAAATTGAGGGTTCACAAACCGGAGCGATTACGGTACGTGCTTTGTTGCCAACAGACCAAAATTGGAATGGCGAGGATATTACATTAGCATTACCCCCTGAAGATATTCACTGGTTTGATGTTCAATCTGGCCATGCTCTTGTTAAAAGACAAACGAATTCGGATTTTTAG
- a CDS encoding oxidoreductase, producing the protein MSKVYLITGTSTGFGRSLASAVLERGDKVVLTARKPEQVAELVQANQENAIAIRLDVTNAEERRAAVKAAVERFGRIDVLVNNAGIGSLGALEGFSSEQIRKQFEVNCFGVIEMTREVLPVMREQKSGHILNITSIGGLVSIGGFALYCATKFAVEGFAEGLRDEVKPLGINVTIVEPGAFRTNFAGDANMQPETEIDDYKGVIEPLREYLYGGNGKQPGDPKKAALAIIQVVESENPPLRLMLGLDAYSLWEQRRTVEREEFQHWREIGINTAFEGADVTPIGG; encoded by the coding sequence ATGAGCAAAGTTTATTTGATAACCGGAACGTCAACCGGATTCGGTCGCTCGCTAGCGTCAGCAGTTTTAGAGCGCGGTGACAAAGTTGTGCTGACAGCGCGGAAACCTGAACAAGTAGCAGAATTGGTACAAGCAAATCAAGAAAACGCAATTGCCATTCGGCTGGACGTAACAAATGCCGAAGAGCGGCGTGCTGCTGTCAAAGCTGCTGTCGAACGCTTCGGGCGTATTGATGTTCTCGTTAACAATGCAGGAATTGGTTCTCTTGGTGCATTGGAAGGATTTTCATCTGAGCAAATAAGAAAACAGTTTGAAGTTAACTGCTTTGGCGTAATAGAAATGACGCGCGAAGTCTTGCCCGTAATGCGTGAACAGAAATCGGGTCACATTTTGAATATTACCTCAATTGGCGGTTTGGTTTCAATTGGCGGATTTGCACTTTACTGCGCGACGAAATTTGCGGTTGAAGGTTTTGCTGAAGGCTTGCGCGATGAAGTAAAACCTCTGGGCATTAATGTGACGATTGTCGAGCCGGGCGCGTTTCGCACGAACTTCGCAGGAGATGCCAATATGCAACCCGAAACGGAAATTGATGATTACAAAGGGGTGATTGAGCCACTGAGAGAATATCTTTACGGCGGCAACGGCAAACAGCCAGGCGACCCAAAAAAGGCGGCACTTGCAATCATTCAAGTTGTCGAATCGGAGAATCCACCACTACGGTTGATGCTTGGCTTGGATGCTTACAGCCTGTGGGAGCAAAGACGGACGGTTGAACGCGAAGAATTTCAGCATTGGCGAGAAATCGGAATTAATACTGCTTTTGAAGGCGCAGATGTTACACCAATCGGCGGCTAA
- a CDS encoding DNA cytosine methyltransferase has translation MWVSGKNWAMFDILLWTICHTQADINLKQKMQGTQLSFFPNEENYSTTKQKKPKLGRYERIKRELDQNNSDPYKIFIDVDSVPKSPFNYTFMDLFCGAGGITQGLVQAGFKPLASVEINPIASATHKKNFPQCHHFCGDIEQFDSRNWLQEIGLPEVNLIIGGPPCQGFSVAGKRDHKDPRNRLFYEFVRVVSEIRPWYVVMENVPGILTIQNGDVKKAIIEAFQSIGYPNISVAILESAAYGVPQIRPRAIFIANRFGMPNPYPKAKLLPEEYKPIESAISEFTSIYPNTRDKPSMD, from the coding sequence GTGTGGGTTTCTGGAAAAAACTGGGCCATGTTTGATATATTATTGTGGACTATATGTCACACTCAAGCCGATATCAATCTCAAACAAAAAATGCAAGGAACCCAACTTTCTTTTTTTCCTAACGAGGAAAACTACTCTACAACAAAGCAAAAAAAACCAAAATTAGGACGTTATGAACGTATCAAACGAGAACTAGATCAAAATAACTCCGATCCATATAAAATATTCATTGATGTTGATTCTGTGCCAAAATCACCATTTAATTACACCTTTATGGATCTGTTTTGTGGAGCAGGAGGCATAACACAAGGACTAGTTCAAGCTGGATTTAAACCCTTAGCTAGCGTTGAAATCAACCCAATTGCTTCTGCTACCCATAAAAAGAACTTTCCACAATGTCATCACTTTTGTGGAGATATCGAACAATTTGATTCCCGTAATTGGCTACAAGAAATCGGTTTACCTGAAGTAAATCTTATTATAGGCGGCCCACCATGTCAGGGTTTCTCGGTAGCAGGAAAACGTGACCATAAAGATCCCCGCAATCGTTTATTTTATGAATTTGTGCGTGTTGTCTCAGAAATACGTCCTTGGTACGTTGTTATGGAAAATGTTCCAGGCATTCTGACTATACAAAACGGAGATGTAAAAAAAGCAATCATTGAAGCGTTTCAATCTATTGGTTATCCTAATATATCTGTTGCAATTCTTGAATCTGCTGCCTATGGAGTGCCACAAATTCGACCAAGAGCGATCTTTATAGCTAACAGATTTGGTATGCCAAATCCCTATCCCAAAGCTAAGTTGTTACCTGAAGAATATAAACCTATTGAATCAGCTATTTCCGAATTTACCAGCATATACCCCAATACCAGAGATAAACCATCAATGGACTAA
- a CDS encoding DNA cytosine methyltransferase: MERIAKVPPGGSLYTKYVDAFKRQYPGKPSMTVKENHGGTHIHPYLNRVISAREMARLQTFPDSFIFEGSMKKAMWQIGNAVPPSLAECIGYALIPYLSDIALNTKNKVNPSHPEQAGLVFD, translated from the coding sequence ATGGAGCGAATTGCTAAAGTTCCTCCAGGTGGTTCTTTATATACAAAATACGTTGATGCTTTCAAACGGCAATATCCTGGTAAACCAAGTATGACCGTTAAAGAGAATCACGGTGGTACTCATATTCATCCGTATCTAAATCGTGTTATTTCAGCGCGTGAAATGGCAAGATTACAAACATTTCCAGATTCATTTATTTTTGAAGGTTCTATGAAAAAAGCTATGTGGCAAATTGGAAATGCTGTACCGCCAAGTTTAGCGGAGTGCATTGGCTACGCACTTATTCCTTATCTAAGTGATATTGCTCTTAATACTAAAAATAAAGTTAATCCTAGTCATCCTGAACAAGCTGGGCTAGTTTTTGATTAA
- a CDS encoding restriction endonuclease → MSNNKNLVETIQSQFRKDSTQLQVFKLLSDQKWHCRECEGKNIGSNQYAGGGGIQGLERGTRSRPGLVIETKRDYCPTCQQMRLGDRWIGEIKSANSASNIPASLALRILQVYSYTDAIEQRQREKHELVIDHRFPMERWGESEPPHLASMSETEIKKKFQLLKKDSFGNHNLLKSRSCERCIKNGNRGTPFGIQFWYQGGKDWPSIHQRGAEAEEGCIGCGWYNFDLWRNALNQKLAQLVQDD, encoded by the coding sequence GTGAGCAACAACAAAAATTTAGTAGAGACAATTCAGTCTCAGTTTAGAAAAGACTCAACTCAACTACAAGTCTTTAAACTTTTATCAGATCAAAAATGGCATTGTAGGGAGTGTGAAGGAAAAAATATAGGTTCAAATCAGTATGCTGGTGGTGGAGGTATACAGGGGTTAGAACGCGGAACCAGAAGCCGTCCTGGTTTGGTAATTGAAACAAAAAGAGATTACTGTCCTACTTGCCAGCAGATGCGACTAGGAGATCGATGGATAGGAGAGATAAAATCAGCTAATTCTGCATCTAATATACCAGCGTCTTTAGCCCTAAGAATTCTCCAAGTTTATTCATATACAGATGCAATAGAACAGAGACAAAGAGAGAAGCATGAGTTAGTTATTGATCATAGATTCCCAATGGAACGCTGGGGTGAAAGTGAGCCACCACATCTTGCGTCTATGAGTGAAACAGAAATTAAGAAAAAGTTTCAATTACTTAAGAAAGATTCATTTGGCAATCACAATCTTTTAAAATCCAGAAGTTGCGAACGCTGTATCAAAAATGGCAACCGAGGTACACCTTTTGGAATTCAGTTTTGGTATCAAGGAGGTAAAGATTGGCCTTCTATACATCAACGGGGTGCTGAAGCTGAGGAAGGCTGCATAGGATGTGGCTGGTATAATTTTGATCTTTGGCGCAATGCTCTTAATCAAAAACTAGCCCAGCTTGTTCAGGATGACTAG
- a CDS encoding helix-turn-helix domain-containing protein, with translation MNESKPKILSALGYLVRQHRTELGISQEELGLRSNLDRTYISGVERGVRNPSLTALVSLAGGLGISVSLLLENLEIEADKIQ, from the coding sequence ATGAATGAATCGAAACCAAAGATTCTTAGTGCTTTAGGTTATCTTGTAAGACAACATAGAACAGAACTGGGAATTTCTCAAGAAGAACTAGGATTACGCTCTAACTTAGACCGTACTTATATATCTGGTGTGGAACGCGGAGTCAGAAATCCTTCCCTCACAGCTCTTGTAAGCCTTGCAGGTGGTTTGGGCATAAGTGTTTCCCTTCTTCTTGAAAATCTGGAAATCGAAGCGGATAAGATACAGTGA
- a CDS encoding alanine--glyoxylate aminotransferase family protein, with translation MTQTISINDSGRLQLTPLEIPSRLLLGPGPSNAHPTVLQAMNTSPVGHLDPAFLALMDEIQSLLRYVWQTENPLTIAVSGTGTAAMEATIANAVEPGDVVLIGVAGYFGNRLVDMAGRYGADVRTITKPWGQVFNLDELQTALKTHRPAILALVHAETSTGARQPLEGVADLCREFGTLLLVDTVTSLGGVPLFLDAWGVDLAYSCSQKGLGCPPGASPFTMSARAVEKLQHRQTKVANWYLDMLLLGKYWGAERTYHHTAPINLYYALREALRLLAEEGLANSWQRHQKNVEYLWEGLENLGLSMHVEQEYRLPTLTTVRIPAGVDGKAIARQLLNEYNIEIGGGLGELAGKVWRVGLMGFNSRKESVDQLLAALRQVLPK, from the coding sequence ATGACGCAAACAATTTCAATCAACGACTCTGGGCGCTTGCAACTCACACCGCTAGAAATCCCATCTCGTCTGCTGTTGGGGCCAGGGCCATCCAACGCCCATCCTACAGTTCTCCAGGCGATGAATACCTCACCTGTTGGGCATCTTGACCCAGCTTTTCTCGCACTCATGGATGAAATTCAGTCGTTGCTGCGCTACGTATGGCAAACAGAAAACCCACTCACGATTGCAGTCAGTGGTACAGGAACAGCCGCAATGGAAGCAACCATCGCCAATGCTGTTGAACCCGGTGATGTAGTTTTGATTGGTGTAGCGGGTTACTTTGGTAATCGTCTTGTAGATATGGCTGGACGTTATGGCGCTGATGTGCGAACTATCACCAAGCCTTGGGGACAAGTCTTTAACCTCGATGAACTGCAAACTGCTTTAAAAACTCATCGTCCAGCTATTTTAGCTTTAGTTCATGCTGAAACCTCCACTGGCGCACGTCAACCATTGGAAGGAGTCGCTGATTTGTGTCGTGAATTTGGCACTTTGCTGCTAGTGGATACAGTCACAAGTTTGGGTGGTGTCCCCTTGTTTTTAGATGCTTGGGGAGTTGACTTAGCTTATAGTTGTAGCCAAAAAGGATTGGGTTGCCCGCCTGGTGCTTCTCCTTTTACCATGAGTGCGCGTGCAGTTGAGAAATTGCAACATCGGCAAACAAAGGTTGCGAACTGGTATTTAGATATGTTGTTACTAGGCAAGTATTGGGGCGCTGAACGCACCTATCACCACACAGCACCTATCAATTTATACTATGCACTGCGAGAAGCACTACGTTTGCTTGCAGAAGAGGGGTTAGCAAATTCCTGGCAACGGCATCAAAAGAACGTAGAATATCTCTGGGAAGGGTTGGAAAATTTAGGATTGAGTATGCACGTTGAGCAAGAGTATAGATTGCCAACGCTTACTACTGTCCGCATTCCAGCAGGGGTAGATGGGAAAGCGATCGCTCGGCAGTTACTCAATGAATATAATATTGAAATTGGCGGTGGACTTGGCGAACTCGCGGGTAAAGTCTGGCGCGTTGGATTGATGGGCTTTAATAGTCGTAAAGAAAGTGTTGACCAACTTTTAGCAGCACTGCGGCAGGTTTTACCGAAGTAA